Genomic segment of Ruegeria sp. TM1040:
GTGAGATCAAGACTAGATGTCGGCACATAAGTGTCCTGACCGAATTGCAACGCGGCAAGCTCTGCCTTCTTCTCTGCAATCTGCTGCTCCCGATCGGCAACAACCTTGTCGAACCATTCCTTTTTGGCGTCCAAGAGATTGTCCGGATCCGCTTTGAAAACCGCGAGATGGGCCTCGGCCGCATCGATTTCCTTTTGCTTTAGCGCAACAAGTTCTGCCAGCGCATCTGCGTCGGATTGCAGCCCCAGCGCCTTGAGCGTCGATTTTTCCAGCTGATCCTTCAGGGCGTCGTTGTCTTTGACAAAATCATCGAGGAAAGTAACCACCCGAGAGGCTTCGGTGCTTTCTTCAAACGACACCGAGATGTTCACCGGCGTGTAGGTAAAAGGGGCGGTCTGCAGGCGCTGGACCTCGTTCACGAAGGGGGTGAATTCGGCGTTGCCCTGCAAACCATCCAATGATCCCAGGTTCAAAAGGTCCTGGATACTCTGAGGCAGAGCCGCGCTTGGCATCGCAAATTTCGACCAAGCGCCCCGCCCCAGCACCGCCTCGACGGTGGTCGGGCCAAAGCCGCCAAAGGCTTTGCTTGACTGGACGCTCACCCCCACATTGCCACCCGAACCGGTGACTGCTGACAGCTGATTGGCATGAAAGCTTGCCAGAGCGACGGTATTGTCGGAGGACGTGCCGAGGCTTGAGACCTTGATCGTGACACCAATGTCGCGCTTCTCCTTGCCCTCGGTGGCAAAGTTCATCACGTCGAAATAGACCGGCACATACCGAAACGCGCTGCCATCGGCGGTCACCTCAAGGCGCAGCTCAAGGATCGTGCCCAGTGAGCCCCCCTCGAGCACCGCGATCCCCGCCTTGGCCAGACGATAACCCGCCGTTTCATCCGAAAGCCCATTGGTCTCCGTTTCCTGCGTCCATGCCTCCACGGTTTCCTGATCCTGCGCGATTCGCTGCAGCAGGTCAGCCGTCCTGATCGCCCCGGCCTCGGTTTGGATCGGAGCCGACGCGGTCACAACGGTCAGGCATCTCAGCGCCGGGTTCAGAAACACCGGGCGGACCGTCTTTGTCTTTTCGGGGTCGTCCTTGGTTGGCGCGAGAACCTCCATCTCGTTTGCAACCCGGAACATATCGACCCCAATCATCCGCTCGGCGGTCTTGGGGTCAGGATTTGCCTTTTTGTTCAGATAGCTCACACCGGACTCAAAGGCTGTCTCGACCAGTTTCACCGCCAGTGCGGTTGCGATGGGCGTCAGCGCGCTCTTGGCACCATCCGCCGCCGGCTCGGGACGTTCGATGTCGATAAAGCGCACCGGCAAGGCAAAGCCCGGGCTCACATCGGCCGAGCGGCCAATTGTCAGGATGCAGTCATCAGAGGTCACGACGGCCATGTCAGTCGCGCGCGCCACATCCGCAAGGCTTGTCGCTGCGATCACTGCTGTCGCAAAGGGGAAACAGGCTTTCATCAAAAACTCTCCAACTCTTAAAATACATGTCGAATAGGAAGAGTGTACACGCGGGAGGGGACTAACCAAAGATATATTCGCCTCCCGCAGGTGGACCATGATGGGCCATCGCGCATCGTTATGAGCGCAGGGTCCGGGTCAGGCGCGTCTGAGCCGGAGCGCATTGGTGAGCACCGACACCGAAGAAAGCGCCATCGCCCCGGCTGCAAAGACCGGTGAGAGCAAGATCCCAAAAGCAGGATAGAGAGCCCCTGCCGCCAGCGGGATCAGCGCTGCGTTGTAAACAAAGGCCCAGCCGAGATTTTGCCGGATATTCACCAGCGTCTTGTGCGAGATCTGGATCGCTGTCGCGACACCGCGCAGGTCGCCCGACATCAGGACCACATCCCCCGCCTCGATGGCCACATCGGTGCCGGTGCCAATGGCAATCCCCACATCCGCTTGTGCCAGGGCTGGTGCGTCATTGATCCCGTCGCCGACAAAACCGAGCTTGCGCCCCCGCGAGGCCAGATCCCTGAGTGCGGATACTTTGCCTTCGGGCGCGACGCCCGCAACCACATGGCTGATGCCGAGATCGCGCGCGATGGCCTCTGCCGTGGCGGGCGCGTCGCCGGAAATCATCGCCACATCCTTGCCCATGGCGCGCAGGGCCTTGATCGCCTCGGCGCTGGTGGGTTTGATAGGGTCGGCAACCGCCAGGAGCGCCGCCAACTGCCCGCCAATGGCGGCATAGAGCACGCTTTCACCGCGCCCGGCGCGTTCCAGCGCCTCGGAGGCCAGCGCATCGACGCTGATGCCGGCTTCAGACATCAGGCGCGCGCTGCCGATCCGGATCTCGCGCCCCGCCACCTCAGCCGTGACGCCACGCGCCGTGAGGCTCTGGAAATTGCTGACCTCGCCAAGGCTCAGGCCCTCGTCCTGTGCCGCCGTTACCAAAGCGCGGGCGATGGGATGCTCCGAGCGGGCCTCCACTGTCGCCACCGAGGCCAGCACCTCTGCCCGTTCGAACCCTTCGGTCGGACGCAGCGCCACCAGCGACGGACGCCCCTCGGTGAGCGTGCCTGTCTTGTCAAAGGCAATGATATCGACCTCATGAAGCGATTGCAGCGCGTCCCCCTTGCGAAACAGCACCCCCTGTTCTGCCGCGCGCCCCGTCCCCACCATGATCGAGGTGGGGGTTGCCAGCCCCATGGCACAGGGGCACGCAATAATGAGCACCGACACGCCCGCCACAAGGGCGTTGGTCAATCTTGGCTCTGGCCCCACCAAGAGCCAGACTCCCACCGTTAGGACCGCCAGAACCATCACCACCGGCACAAAGCGCAGGGTGACCTTGTCCACGAGGCTCTGGATCGGGAGTTTGGCGCCCTGGGCGTCTTCGACCATGCGGATGATCTGGGCCAGCGTGGTCTCAGCGCCTGTGCGAGTCACAGCAACAGTCAGACTGCCCTCGCCGTTCACGGTGCCGCCGGTCACAGGCGCGCCTTCGGTTTTCTCAACCGGGATCGGCTCGCCGGAAATCATGCTCTCATCGACGTGGGCGGTGCCCTCCAGCACTGTGCCATCGGTCGGGATCCGTTCGCCGGGGCGCACCAAGATGCGGTCGCCGGGTGCAAGGTCCTCGACCTCGACATCCTCAGGCTGGCCGTCCTTGGTGAGACGCCGCGCATGGCGGGCCTGGAGACCCACAAGCGCCTGGATGGCGGCGCCGGTGCGGCCCTTGGCGCGCGCCTCAAGCCAGCGCCCGATCAGGATCAGGGTGACGATCATCGCCGCGGCCTCGAAATAGACCGCGCGCACATCGGCGGGCAACAGCGCGGGCGCAAAGGTCGCCACAAGGGAATAGATCCACGCCGCCCCTGCCCCAAGCGCCACAAGACTGTTCATATCCGGCGCGCCCTTGCGCAAGGCAGGCAGGCCCAGTGTAAAGAACGCCCGTCCGGGCAGGAACAGAACCGCCGTGGTCAGCAGGGCCTGCATCACCCAAGAGGTTTGCATGCCGATGGTCTGCGCAATCCAGTGATGCACGGCTGGCACCACATGACCGCCCATCTCGAGCAAAAATACAGGCAGCGTCAGCGCGGCGGCGATCATGACCTGACGGCGCAGGTCGCGCGCTTCACGATCCTTGCGGGCGGCGCGGTCCTCGGTGTCTGTTGCCTCTGCGGGGCGCGCACGATAGCCCGCCTGCGTGCTGGCCGCGGCCACCTCAGAGGGCGTCACCACACCTTGCAGGATCTCCACCTGCGCGCTCTCGGCGGCAAGGTTCACATTGGCCGAAACCACTCCCGGCAGCGCCTTGATCGCGCGCTCCACCCGACCGACGCAACCGCCACAGGTCATGCCCTCGATCGAGAGCTGCACGCTCTGATGGCGCGCAGGCTTGCCAAGATCGCGCAGGGCGCTGTCGGCCTGTTGCAGGGCCTCGGGGCTCTCGGCAGTGATTTGCGCGGTTTCATTGGCGAGGTTCACCGAGACGTCCCGCAGTCCCGGCAGGGCCGCCAATGTGCGGTCGACGCGCCCCACGCATCCGGCGCAGGTCATTCCTTCAATCGAGAGGCGGGCGGTGATCGGTTGGGTCATGAAGCGACTCCGTTATGGCCTGTTGTCTTCCATGTAGGGGTTCCGGTCACTGGAAGCTCAAGAGGGAATATGAGATTTTTCCCACAACACGCCATATTGGGTGAATTACCCTGCCCCGAGGGAAG
This window contains:
- a CDS encoding heavy metal translocating P-type ATPase: MTQPITARLSIEGMTCAGCVGRVDRTLAALPGLRDVSVNLANETAQITAESPEALQQADSALRDLGKPARHQSVQLSIEGMTCGGCVGRVERAIKALPGVVSANVNLAAESAQVEILQGVVTPSEVAAASTQAGYRARPAEATDTEDRAARKDREARDLRRQVMIAAALTLPVFLLEMGGHVVPAVHHWIAQTIGMQTSWVMQALLTTAVLFLPGRAFFTLGLPALRKGAPDMNSLVALGAGAAWIYSLVATFAPALLPADVRAVYFEAAAMIVTLILIGRWLEARAKGRTGAAIQALVGLQARHARRLTKDGQPEDVEVEDLAPGDRILVRPGERIPTDGTVLEGTAHVDESMISGEPIPVEKTEGAPVTGGTVNGEGSLTVAVTRTGAETTLAQIIRMVEDAQGAKLPIQSLVDKVTLRFVPVVMVLAVLTVGVWLLVGPEPRLTNALVAGVSVLIIACPCAMGLATPTSIMVGTGRAAEQGVLFRKGDALQSLHEVDIIAFDKTGTLTEGRPSLVALRPTEGFERAEVLASVATVEARSEHPIARALVTAAQDEGLSLGEVSNFQSLTARGVTAEVAGREIRIGSARLMSEAGISVDALASEALERAGRGESVLYAAIGGQLAALLAVADPIKPTSAEAIKALRAMGKDVAMISGDAPATAEAIARDLGISHVVAGVAPEGKVSALRDLASRGRKLGFVGDGINDAPALAQADVGIAIGTGTDVAIEAGDVVLMSGDLRGVATAIQISHKTLVNIRQNLGWAFVYNAALIPLAAGALYPAFGILLSPVFAAGAMALSSVSVLTNALRLRRA